In Serinus canaria isolate serCan28SL12 chromosome 5, serCan2020, whole genome shotgun sequence, the following proteins share a genomic window:
- the AKAP5 gene encoding A-kinase anchor protein 5 isoform X11 — protein sequence MVKAAKEIEMENPREAETPSTGATCSPPEEQAKKPSMLCFKKRKKSCKKGLTVKDACEGASEEKSQCVSTDQEEAKASNASRSSKGTWAAIKNLARPQRRQKSSSRKKVPSDSQVQLEVDAEESCAQDLPKKRASSGVKMPCVRFSRGKKKSSPSEAVEESEGSVQANEVMGVVNKASEEPEDLAPTDKSESLSPVSAQQEQDKVKQEQHRMKEDQDTMKKDQATVKEDNHIAKESDTSAGKSEPLTEPTRDAEENSECTVQLEITSSETFDETAQDKLQEGSLLPTTNDVEGREVAPEAPASKDQPDNAPEITECQEIPGICKEMPERGELEKSINLSKECKAEETVTDFSELASGGDAASVQEAASVQDAVSVKDAVSVQEAANVQGATSVQEAESVQGATSVQEAESVQDAESVKDAANVQDAASMKDTVSVQDAMSVQDAASMKDAVSVQDAASMKDAVSVQEAARVQDATNVQDAETAQETANVQGAGSVKDVTSMKDAVSVPDATSVQDAVSVQETVSAQDVASMKDTASVKDAVSVKDPASLQDVTSVQDTVSVQETVSAQDVASVEDAAGVQEAASVEDAAGVQEAVSVEDAAGVQEAVSVEDVAGVQEAVSVEDAAGVQEAVSVEDVAGVQETVSVEDAAGVQEAVSVEDAAGVQESVSVEDVAGVQEAVSVEDAAGVQDSVSVEDAAGVQESVSVEDAAGVQEAASVQEYSSHQILEANTGAGVSIVITITEAEDSDNTDSDQAYEPSPVLHQKKQKGNKKSNRNADVGQKEGPEAGGGPQAEEKGLGDQGHRTGEQYELLLIETASSLVKAAIQSSIEQLVSEMALEQNKHNSFL from the exons ATGGTGAAGGCAGCCAAGGAAATTGAAATGGAGAACCCAAGAGAGGCAGAGACTCCCAGCACAGGGGCCACATGCTCCCCACCAGAGGAACAAGCAAAAAAGCCCTCCATGCTGTGCTTTAAGAAGCGGAAGAAGTCCTGTAAGAAGGGGCTGACTGTGAAGGATGCGTGCGAAGGAGcctcagaggagaaaagccAATGTGTCAGCACTGACCAAGAGGAGGCCAAAGCTTCCAATGCATCACGATCCTCCAAAGGAACCTGGGCAGCCATCAAAAACCTTGCCAGGCCTCAGAGAAGGCAGAAGTCCTCCTCACGGAAGAAGGTGCCCTCTGATTCCCaagtgcagctggaggtggaTGCTGAGGAGAGCTGTGCACAAGACCTCCCAAAGAAACGGGCGAGCTCTGGGGTGAAGATGCCCTGTGTGAGGTTCTCCAGAGGTAAGAAAAAATCCAGCCCCTCAGAAGCAGTGGAGGAGTCAGAAGGCAGTGTTCAAGCAAATGAAGTGATGGGTGTTGTGAATAAGGCTAGTGAAGAGCCAGAGGATTTGGCCCCGACAGACAAATCTGAATCCCTCAGCCCAGTctctgcacagcaggagcaggataaggtgaagcaggagcagcataGAATGAAGGAGGACCAGGATACAATGAAGAAGGACCAGGCTACAGTGAAAGAGGACAACCATATAGCAAAGGAAAGCGACACCTCTGCTGGGAAGAGTGAGCCCTTGACAGAGCCCACACGtgatgcagaagaaaattcGGAGTGCACTGTTCAGTTGGAGATAACCAGTTCAGAGACATTTGATGAAACAGCCCAGGACAAACTGCAGGAAGGGAGTCTGCTCCCAACCACCAACGATGTGGAGGGCAGGGAAGTTGCTCCCGAAGCGCCTGCTTCAAAAGATCAACCTGACAATGCCCCTGAAATCACAGAGTGCCAGGAAATCCCCGGTATCTGCAAAGAGATGCCTGAAAGGGGTGAATTGGAAAAGAGCATAAATCTTTCTAAGGAGTGCAAAGCCGAGGAGACTGTAACTGATTTCAGTGAGTTGGCATCTGGAGGGGATGCAGCGAgtgtgcaggaggcagcaagTGTGCAGGATGCAGTGAGCGTGAAGGATGCAGTGAGTGTGCAAGAGGCAGCAAATGTGCAGGGTGCCACAAgtgtgcaggaggcagagagTGTGCAGGGTGCCACAAgtgtgcaggaggcagagagTGTGCAGGATGCAGAGAGCGTGAAGGATGCAGCAAATGTACAGGATGCAGCAAGCATGAAGGATACAGTAAGTGTGCAGGATGCCATGAGTGTGCAGGATGCAGCAAGCATGAAGGATGCCGTGAGTGTGCAGGATGCAGCAAGCATGAAGGATGCAGTGAgtgtgcaggaggcagcaaggGTGCAGGATGCCACAAATGTGCAGGATGCAGAGACTGCACAGGAGACAGCGAATGTGCAGGGTGCAGGAAGTGTGAAGGATGTAACAAGCATGAAGGATGCAGTGAGTGTGCCAGATGCCACAAGTGTGCAGGATGCAGTGAGTGTGCAGGAGACAGTGAGTGCCCAGGATGTAGCAAGCATGAAGGATACAGCAAGTGTGAAGGATGCAGTGAGTGTGAAAGATCCAGCAAGCCTGCAGGATGTCACAAGTGTGCAGGACACAGTGAGTGTGCAGGAGACAGTGAGTGCCCAGGATGTAGCAAGTGTGGAGGATGCAGCAGGTGTGCAAGAGGCAGCGAGTGTGGAGGATGCAGCAGGTGTGCAGGAGGCAGTGAGTGTGGAGGATGCAGCAG GTGTGCAGGAGGCAGTGAGTGTGGAGGATGTAGCAG GTGTGCAGGAGGCAGTGAGTGTGGAGGATGCAGCAGGTGTGCAGGAGGCAGTGAGTGTGGAGGATGTAGCAG GTGTGCAGGAGACAGTGAGTGTGGAGGATGCAGCAGGTGTGCAGGAGGCAGTGAGTGTGGAGGATGCAGCAGGTGTGCAAGAGTCAGTGAGTGTGGAGGATGTAGCAGGTGTGCAGGAGGCAGTGAGTGTGGAGGATGCAGCAGGTGTGCAAGACTCAGTCAGTGTGGAGGATGCAGCAGGTGTGCAAGAGTCAGTCAGTGTGGAGGATGCAGCAGgtgtgcaggaggcagcaagTGTGCAGGAATACTCCAGCCATCAAATACTAGAAGCAAATACAGGTGCTGGTGTCAGCATCGTCATCACCATCACTGAAGCTGAGGACTCTGACAACACCGACTCTGACCAGGCCTACGAGCCGTCCCCAGTTTTgcaccaaaaaaagcaaaaagggaataaaaaatcaaacaggAACGCTGATGTTGGTCAAAAAGAGGGCCCCGAGGCTGGTGGTGGTCcccaggcagaggagaaaggtCTGGGTGACCAGGGGCACAGAACTGGGGAGCAGTACGAGTTGCTCCTCATAGAAACCGCCTCCTCCCTCGTGAAGGCGGCCATTCAGTCATCCATAGAGCAGCTGGTCAGCGAAATGGCGCTGGAACAGAATAAGCACAACAGCTTTCTGTGA
- the AKAP5 gene encoding A-kinase anchor protein 5 isoform X20, with protein sequence MVKAAKEIEMENPREAETPSTGATCSPPEEQAKKPSMLCFKKRKKSCKKGLTVKDACEGASEEKSQCVSTDQEEAKASNASRSSKGTWAAIKNLARPQRRQKSSSRKKVPSDSQVQLEVDAEESCAQDLPKKRASSGVKMPCVRFSRGKKKSSPSEAVEESEGSVQANEVMGVVNKASEEPEDLAPTDKSESLSPVSAQQEQDKVKQEQHRMKEDQDTMKKDQATVKEDNHIAKESDTSAGKSEPLTEPTRDAEENSECTVQLEITSSETFDETAQDKLQEGSLLPTTNDVEGREVAPEAPASKDQPDNAPEITECQEIPGICKEMPERGELEKSINLSKECKAEETVTDFSELASGGDAASVQEAASVQDAVSVKDAVSVQEAANVQGATSVQEAESVQGATSVQEAESVQDAESVKDAANVQDAASMKDTVSVQDAMSVQDAASMKDAVSVQDAASMKDAVSVQEAARVQDATNVQDAETAQETANVQGAGSVKDVTSMKDAVSVPDATSVQDAVSVQETVSAQDVASMKDTASVKDAVSVKDPASLQDVTSVQDTVSVQETVSAQDVASVEDAAGVQEAASVEDAAGVQEAVSVEDAAGVQEAASVEDAAGVQEAVSVEDVAGVQETVSVEDVAGVQEAVSVEDAAGVQEAVSVEDAAGVQEAVSVEDAAGVQDSVSVEDAAGVQESVSVEDAAGVQEAASVQEYSSHQILEANTGAGVSIVITITEAEDSDNTDSDQAYEPSPVLHQKKQKGNKKSNRNADVGQKEGPEAGGGPQAEEKGLGDQGHRTGEQYELLLIETASSLVKAAIQSSIEQLVSEMALEQNKHNSFL encoded by the exons ATGGTGAAGGCAGCCAAGGAAATTGAAATGGAGAACCCAAGAGAGGCAGAGACTCCCAGCACAGGGGCCACATGCTCCCCACCAGAGGAACAAGCAAAAAAGCCCTCCATGCTGTGCTTTAAGAAGCGGAAGAAGTCCTGTAAGAAGGGGCTGACTGTGAAGGATGCGTGCGAAGGAGcctcagaggagaaaagccAATGTGTCAGCACTGACCAAGAGGAGGCCAAAGCTTCCAATGCATCACGATCCTCCAAAGGAACCTGGGCAGCCATCAAAAACCTTGCCAGGCCTCAGAGAAGGCAGAAGTCCTCCTCACGGAAGAAGGTGCCCTCTGATTCCCaagtgcagctggaggtggaTGCTGAGGAGAGCTGTGCACAAGACCTCCCAAAGAAACGGGCGAGCTCTGGGGTGAAGATGCCCTGTGTGAGGTTCTCCAGAGGTAAGAAAAAATCCAGCCCCTCAGAAGCAGTGGAGGAGTCAGAAGGCAGTGTTCAAGCAAATGAAGTGATGGGTGTTGTGAATAAGGCTAGTGAAGAGCCAGAGGATTTGGCCCCGACAGACAAATCTGAATCCCTCAGCCCAGTctctgcacagcaggagcaggataaggtgaagcaggagcagcataGAATGAAGGAGGACCAGGATACAATGAAGAAGGACCAGGCTACAGTGAAAGAGGACAACCATATAGCAAAGGAAAGCGACACCTCTGCTGGGAAGAGTGAGCCCTTGACAGAGCCCACACGtgatgcagaagaaaattcGGAGTGCACTGTTCAGTTGGAGATAACCAGTTCAGAGACATTTGATGAAACAGCCCAGGACAAACTGCAGGAAGGGAGTCTGCTCCCAACCACCAACGATGTGGAGGGCAGGGAAGTTGCTCCCGAAGCGCCTGCTTCAAAAGATCAACCTGACAATGCCCCTGAAATCACAGAGTGCCAGGAAATCCCCGGTATCTGCAAAGAGATGCCTGAAAGGGGTGAATTGGAAAAGAGCATAAATCTTTCTAAGGAGTGCAAAGCCGAGGAGACTGTAACTGATTTCAGTGAGTTGGCATCTGGAGGGGATGCAGCGAgtgtgcaggaggcagcaagTGTGCAGGATGCAGTGAGCGTGAAGGATGCAGTGAGTGTGCAAGAGGCAGCAAATGTGCAGGGTGCCACAAgtgtgcaggaggcagagagTGTGCAGGGTGCCACAAgtgtgcaggaggcagagagTGTGCAGGATGCAGAGAGCGTGAAGGATGCAGCAAATGTACAGGATGCAGCAAGCATGAAGGATACAGTAAGTGTGCAGGATGCCATGAGTGTGCAGGATGCAGCAAGCATGAAGGATGCCGTGAGTGTGCAGGATGCAGCAAGCATGAAGGATGCAGTGAgtgtgcaggaggcagcaaggGTGCAGGATGCCACAAATGTGCAGGATGCAGAGACTGCACAGGAGACAGCGAATGTGCAGGGTGCAGGAAGTGTGAAGGATGTAACAAGCATGAAGGATGCAGTGAGTGTGCCAGATGCCACAAGTGTGCAGGATGCAGTGAGTGTGCAGGAGACAGTGAGTGCCCAGGATGTAGCAAGCATGAAGGATACAGCAAGTGTGAAGGATGCAGTGAGTGTGAAAGATCCAGCAAGCCTGCAGGATGTCACAAGTGTGCAGGACACAGTGAGTGTGCAGGAGACAGTGAGTGCCCAGGATGTAGCAAGTGTGGAGGATGCAGCAGGTGTGCAAGAGGCAGCGAGTGTGGAGGATGCAGCAGGTGTGCAGGAGGCAGTGAGTGTGGAGGATGCAGCAGGTGTGCAAGAGGCAGCGAGTGTGGAGGATGCAGCAGGTGTGCAGGAGGCAGTGAGTGTGGAGGATGTAGCAGGTGTGCAGGAGACAGTGAGTGTGGAGGATGTAGCAG GTGTACAAGAGGCAGTGAGTGTGGAGGATGCAGCAG GTGTGCAGGAGGCAGTGAGTGTGGAGGATGCAGCAG GTGTGCAGGAGGCAGTGAGTGTGGAGGATGCAGCAGGTGTGCAAGACTCAGTCAGTGTGGAGGATGCAGCAGGTGTGCAAGAGTCAGTCAGTGTGGAGGATGCAGCAGgtgtgcaggaggcagcaagTGTGCAGGAATACTCCAGCCATCAAATACTAGAAGCAAATACAGGTGCTGGTGTCAGCATCGTCATCACCATCACTGAAGCTGAGGACTCTGACAACACCGACTCTGACCAGGCCTACGAGCCGTCCCCAGTTTTgcaccaaaaaaagcaaaaagggaataaaaaatcaaacaggAACGCTGATGTTGGTCAAAAAGAGGGCCCCGAGGCTGGTGGTGGTCcccaggcagaggagaaaggtCTGGGTGACCAGGGGCACAGAACTGGGGAGCAGTACGAGTTGCTCCTCATAGAAACCGCCTCCTCCCTCGTGAAGGCGGCCATTCAGTCATCCATAGAGCAGCTGGTCAGCGAAATGGCGCTGGAACAGAATAAGCACAACAGCTTTCTGTGA
- the AKAP5 gene encoding A-kinase anchor protein 5 isoform X21 → MVKAAKEIEMENPREAETPSTGATCSPPEEQAKKPSMLCFKKRKKSCKKGLTVKDACEGASEEKSQCVSTDQEEAKASNASRSSKGTWAAIKNLARPQRRQKSSSRKKVPSDSQVQLEVDAEESCAQDLPKKRASSGVKMPCVRFSRGKKKSSPSEAVEESEGSVQANEVMGVVNKASEEPEDLAPTDKSESLSPVSAQQEQDKVKQEQHRMKEDQDTMKKDQATVKEDNHIAKESDTSAGKSEPLTEPTRDAEENSECTVQLEITSSETFDETAQDKLQEGSLLPTTNDVEGREVAPEAPASKDQPDNAPEITECQEIPGICKEMPERGELEKSINLSKECKAEETVTDFSELASGGDAASVQEAASVQDAVSVKDAVSVQEAANVQGATSVQEAESVQGATSVQEAESVQDAESVKDAANVQDAASMKDTVSVQDAMSVQDAASMKDAVSVQDAASMKDAVSVQEAARVQDATNVQDAETAQETANVQGAGSVKDVTSMKDAVSVPDATSVQDAVSVQETVSAQDVASMKDTASVKDAVSVKDPASLQDVTSVQDTVSVQETVSAQDVASVEDAAGVQEAVSVEDAAGVQEAVSVEDAAGVQETVSVEDVAGVQETVSVEDAAGVQEAVSVEDAAGVQESVSVEDVAGVQEAVSVEDAAGVQDSVSVEDAAGVQESVSVEDAAGVQEAASVQEYSSHQILEANTGAGVSIVITITEAEDSDNTDSDQAYEPSPVLHQKKQKGNKKSNRNADVGQKEGPEAGGGPQAEEKGLGDQGHRTGEQYELLLIETASSLVKAAIQSSIEQLVSEMALEQNKHNSFL, encoded by the exons ATGGTGAAGGCAGCCAAGGAAATTGAAATGGAGAACCCAAGAGAGGCAGAGACTCCCAGCACAGGGGCCACATGCTCCCCACCAGAGGAACAAGCAAAAAAGCCCTCCATGCTGTGCTTTAAGAAGCGGAAGAAGTCCTGTAAGAAGGGGCTGACTGTGAAGGATGCGTGCGAAGGAGcctcagaggagaaaagccAATGTGTCAGCACTGACCAAGAGGAGGCCAAAGCTTCCAATGCATCACGATCCTCCAAAGGAACCTGGGCAGCCATCAAAAACCTTGCCAGGCCTCAGAGAAGGCAGAAGTCCTCCTCACGGAAGAAGGTGCCCTCTGATTCCCaagtgcagctggaggtggaTGCTGAGGAGAGCTGTGCACAAGACCTCCCAAAGAAACGGGCGAGCTCTGGGGTGAAGATGCCCTGTGTGAGGTTCTCCAGAGGTAAGAAAAAATCCAGCCCCTCAGAAGCAGTGGAGGAGTCAGAAGGCAGTGTTCAAGCAAATGAAGTGATGGGTGTTGTGAATAAGGCTAGTGAAGAGCCAGAGGATTTGGCCCCGACAGACAAATCTGAATCCCTCAGCCCAGTctctgcacagcaggagcaggataaggtgaagcaggagcagcataGAATGAAGGAGGACCAGGATACAATGAAGAAGGACCAGGCTACAGTGAAAGAGGACAACCATATAGCAAAGGAAAGCGACACCTCTGCTGGGAAGAGTGAGCCCTTGACAGAGCCCACACGtgatgcagaagaaaattcGGAGTGCACTGTTCAGTTGGAGATAACCAGTTCAGAGACATTTGATGAAACAGCCCAGGACAAACTGCAGGAAGGGAGTCTGCTCCCAACCACCAACGATGTGGAGGGCAGGGAAGTTGCTCCCGAAGCGCCTGCTTCAAAAGATCAACCTGACAATGCCCCTGAAATCACAGAGTGCCAGGAAATCCCCGGTATCTGCAAAGAGATGCCTGAAAGGGGTGAATTGGAAAAGAGCATAAATCTTTCTAAGGAGTGCAAAGCCGAGGAGACTGTAACTGATTTCAGTGAGTTGGCATCTGGAGGGGATGCAGCGAgtgtgcaggaggcagcaagTGTGCAGGATGCAGTGAGCGTGAAGGATGCAGTGAGTGTGCAAGAGGCAGCAAATGTGCAGGGTGCCACAAgtgtgcaggaggcagagagTGTGCAGGGTGCCACAAgtgtgcaggaggcagagagTGTGCAGGATGCAGAGAGCGTGAAGGATGCAGCAAATGTACAGGATGCAGCAAGCATGAAGGATACAGTAAGTGTGCAGGATGCCATGAGTGTGCAGGATGCAGCAAGCATGAAGGATGCCGTGAGTGTGCAGGATGCAGCAAGCATGAAGGATGCAGTGAgtgtgcaggaggcagcaaggGTGCAGGATGCCACAAATGTGCAGGATGCAGAGACTGCACAGGAGACAGCGAATGTGCAGGGTGCAGGAAGTGTGAAGGATGTAACAAGCATGAAGGATGCAGTGAGTGTGCCAGATGCCACAAGTGTGCAGGATGCAGTGAGTGTGCAGGAGACAGTGAGTGCCCAGGATGTAGCAAGCATGAAGGATACAGCAAGTGTGAAGGATGCAGTGAGTGTGAAAGATCCAGCAAGCCTGCAGGATGTCACAAGTGTGCAGGACACAGTGAGTGTGCAGGAGACAGTGAGTGCCCAGGATGTAGCAAGTGTGGAGGATGCAGCAG GTGTGCAGGAGGCAGTGAGTGTGGAGGATGCAGCAG GTGTGCAGGAGGCAGTGAGTGTGGAGGATGCAGCAG GTGTGCAGGAGACAGTGAGTGTGGAGGATGTAGCAGGTGTGCAGGAGACAGTGAGTGTGGAGGATGCAGCAGGTGTGCAGGAGGCAGTGAGTGTGGAGGATGCAGCAGGTGTGCAAGAGTCAGTGAGTGTGGAGGATGTAGCAGGTGTGCAGGAGGCAGTGAGTGTGGAGGATGCAGCAGGTGTGCAAGACTCAGTCAGTGTGGAGGATGCAGCAGGTGTGCAAGAGTCAGTCAGTGTGGAGGATGCAGCAGgtgtgcaggaggcagcaagTGTGCAGGAATACTCCAGCCATCAAATACTAGAAGCAAATACAGGTGCTGGTGTCAGCATCGTCATCACCATCACTGAAGCTGAGGACTCTGACAACACCGACTCTGACCAGGCCTACGAGCCGTCCCCAGTTTTgcaccaaaaaaagcaaaaagggaataaaaaatcaaacaggAACGCTGATGTTGGTCAAAAAGAGGGCCCCGAGGCTGGTGGTGGTCcccaggcagaggagaaaggtCTGGGTGACCAGGGGCACAGAACTGGGGAGCAGTACGAGTTGCTCCTCATAGAAACCGCCTCCTCCCTCGTGAAGGCGGCCATTCAGTCATCCATAGAGCAGCTGGTCAGCGAAATGGCGCTGGAACAGAATAAGCACAACAGCTTTCTGTGA
- the AKAP5 gene encoding A-kinase anchor protein 5 isoform X39, with amino-acid sequence MVKAAKEIEMENPREAETPSTGATCSPPEEQAKKPSMLCFKKRKKSCKKGLTVKDACEGASEEKSQCVSTDQEEAKASNASRSSKGTWAAIKNLARPQRRQKSSSRKKVPSDSQVQLEVDAEESCAQDLPKKRASSGVKMPCVRFSRGKKKSSPSEAVEESEGSVQANEVMGVVNKASEEPEDLAPTDKSESLSPVSAQQEQDKVKQEQHRMKEDQDTMKKDQATVKEDNHIAKESDTSAGKSEPLTEPTRDAEENSECTVQLEITSSETFDETAQDKLQEGSLLPTTNDVEGREVAPEAPASKDQPDNAPEITECQEIPGICKEMPERGELEKSINLSKECKAEETVTDFSELASGGDAASVQEAASVQDAVSVKDAVSVQEAANVQGATSVQEAESVQGATSVQEAESVQDAESVKDAANVQDAASMKDTVSVQDAMSVQDAASMKDAVSVQDAASMKDAVSVQEAARVQDATNVQDAETAQETANVQGAGSVKDVTSMKDAVSVPDATSVQDAVSVQETVSAQDVASMKDTASVKDAVSVKDPASLQDVTSVQDTVSVQETVSAQDVASVEDAAGVQEAASVEDAAGVQEAVSVEDAAGVQEAVSVEDAAGVQETVSVEDVAGVQEAVSVEDAAGVQDSVSVEDAAGVQESVSVEDAAGVQEAASVQEYSSHQILEANTGAGVSIVITITEAEDSDNTDSDQAYEPSPVLHQKKQKGNKKSNRNADVGQKEGPEAGGGPQAEEKGLGDQGHRTGEQYELLLIETASSLVKAAIQSSIEQLVSEMALEQNKHNSFL; translated from the exons ATGGTGAAGGCAGCCAAGGAAATTGAAATGGAGAACCCAAGAGAGGCAGAGACTCCCAGCACAGGGGCCACATGCTCCCCACCAGAGGAACAAGCAAAAAAGCCCTCCATGCTGTGCTTTAAGAAGCGGAAGAAGTCCTGTAAGAAGGGGCTGACTGTGAAGGATGCGTGCGAAGGAGcctcagaggagaaaagccAATGTGTCAGCACTGACCAAGAGGAGGCCAAAGCTTCCAATGCATCACGATCCTCCAAAGGAACCTGGGCAGCCATCAAAAACCTTGCCAGGCCTCAGAGAAGGCAGAAGTCCTCCTCACGGAAGAAGGTGCCCTCTGATTCCCaagtgcagctggaggtggaTGCTGAGGAGAGCTGTGCACAAGACCTCCCAAAGAAACGGGCGAGCTCTGGGGTGAAGATGCCCTGTGTGAGGTTCTCCAGAGGTAAGAAAAAATCCAGCCCCTCAGAAGCAGTGGAGGAGTCAGAAGGCAGTGTTCAAGCAAATGAAGTGATGGGTGTTGTGAATAAGGCTAGTGAAGAGCCAGAGGATTTGGCCCCGACAGACAAATCTGAATCCCTCAGCCCAGTctctgcacagcaggagcaggataaggtgaagcaggagcagcataGAATGAAGGAGGACCAGGATACAATGAAGAAGGACCAGGCTACAGTGAAAGAGGACAACCATATAGCAAAGGAAAGCGACACCTCTGCTGGGAAGAGTGAGCCCTTGACAGAGCCCACACGtgatgcagaagaaaattcGGAGTGCACTGTTCAGTTGGAGATAACCAGTTCAGAGACATTTGATGAAACAGCCCAGGACAAACTGCAGGAAGGGAGTCTGCTCCCAACCACCAACGATGTGGAGGGCAGGGAAGTTGCTCCCGAAGCGCCTGCTTCAAAAGATCAACCTGACAATGCCCCTGAAATCACAGAGTGCCAGGAAATCCCCGGTATCTGCAAAGAGATGCCTGAAAGGGGTGAATTGGAAAAGAGCATAAATCTTTCTAAGGAGTGCAAAGCCGAGGAGACTGTAACTGATTTCAGTGAGTTGGCATCTGGAGGGGATGCAGCGAgtgtgcaggaggcagcaagTGTGCAGGATGCAGTGAGCGTGAAGGATGCAGTGAGTGTGCAAGAGGCAGCAAATGTGCAGGGTGCCACAAgtgtgcaggaggcagagagTGTGCAGGGTGCCACAAgtgtgcaggaggcagagagTGTGCAGGATGCAGAGAGCGTGAAGGATGCAGCAAATGTACAGGATGCAGCAAGCATGAAGGATACAGTAAGTGTGCAGGATGCCATGAGTGTGCAGGATGCAGCAAGCATGAAGGATGCCGTGAGTGTGCAGGATGCAGCAAGCATGAAGGATGCAGTGAgtgtgcaggaggcagcaaggGTGCAGGATGCCACAAATGTGCAGGATGCAGAGACTGCACAGGAGACAGCGAATGTGCAGGGTGCAGGAAGTGTGAAGGATGTAACAAGCATGAAGGATGCAGTGAGTGTGCCAGATGCCACAAGTGTGCAGGATGCAGTGAGTGTGCAGGAGACAGTGAGTGCCCAGGATGTAGCAAGCATGAAGGATACAGCAAGTGTGAAGGATGCAGTGAGTGTGAAAGATCCAGCAAGCCTGCAGGATGTCACAAGTGTGCAGGACACAGTGAGTGTGCAGGAGACAGTGAGTGCCCAGGATGTAGCAAGTGTGGAGGATGCAGCAGGTGTGCAAGAGGCAGCGAGTGTGGAGGATGCAGCAGGTGTGCAGGAGGCAGTGAGTGTGGAGGATGCAGCAG GTGTGCAGGAGGCAGTGAGTGTGGAGGATGCAGCAG GTGTGCAGGAGACAGTGAGTGTGGAGGATGTAGCAG GTGTGCAGGAGGCAGTGAGTGTGGAGGATGCAGCAGGTGTGCAAGACTCAGTCAGTGTGGAGGATGCAGCAGGTGTGCAAGAGTCAGTCAGTGTGGAGGATGCAGCAGgtgtgcaggaggcagcaagTGTGCAGGAATACTCCAGCCATCAAATACTAGAAGCAAATACAGGTGCTGGTGTCAGCATCGTCATCACCATCACTGAAGCTGAGGACTCTGACAACACCGACTCTGACCAGGCCTACGAGCCGTCCCCAGTTTTgcaccaaaaaaagcaaaaagggaataaaaaatcaaacaggAACGCTGATGTTGGTCAAAAAGAGGGCCCCGAGGCTGGTGGTGGTCcccaggcagaggagaaaggtCTGGGTGACCAGGGGCACAGAACTGGGGAGCAGTACGAGTTGCTCCTCATAGAAACCGCCTCCTCCCTCGTGAAGGCGGCCATTCAGTCATCCATAGAGCAGCTGGTCAGCGAAATGGCGCTGGAACAGAATAAGCACAACAGCTTTCTGTGA